Below is a genomic region from Gemmatimonadaceae bacterium.
ACCGGTCATCATGGCGAACGTGATGCGGTCGCGCCGCAGCTGCAGAAACTCCTTCCAGAGCATCGGCCACGCGGTCCAGCGACGCACGCGATCGCGCCAGCTCATGAGGCCGCGCCCTTCGTGTAGACGCCGGTGAAGTTGGCGTCCTGCTCCTGCAGCTGCACAAAGACGTCTTCCACCGTCTTCGCGCCGAACTGCTCGGTAATCTCCCGCGGGGTGCCCAGGCCGATCAACGCGCCGCGACTCAGGAACGCGAGCCGCTGACACCGTTCGGCTTCGTCCATGTAGTGCGTCGTCACCAGAATCGTCGTGCCGTCCTGCGCGAGGTCGTAGATCGTTTGCCAGAAGGTGCGGCGCGCGGCCGGGTCCACGCCGGCGGTGGGCTCGTCGAGAAAGACCAGATCGGGGTGATGAGCCGTGGCGCAGGCGAGGGCGAGCCGCTGCTTCCATCCGCCGCTCAAGGTGCCCGCGCGCTGTGAAACGCGGGGCGTGAGCCCCAGCCGCTCGGTGTGCACAGCCAGCCGTTCCTCACGTTCCCGCCCGACCAG
It encodes:
- a CDS encoding ABC transporter ATP-binding protein, coding for MAAPTDAVVHTEALHKRFGDLIAVESLDLEIRRGEVFGLLGPNGSGKTTTIRMLCGLVLPTSGSARVAGFDIATQAEQVRTRIGYMSQRYGLYDELTVGENLRFYASVYGLVGREREERLAVHTERLGLTPRVSQRAGTLSGGWKQRLALACATAHHPDLVFLDEPTAGVDPAARRTFWQTIYDLAQDGTTILVTTHYMDEAERCQRLAFLSRGALIGLGTPREITEQFGAKTVEDVFVQLQEQDANFTGVYTKGAAS